One Oscillospiraceae bacterium genomic window carries:
- a CDS encoding V-type ATP synthase subunit D produces the protein MAQTHVNPTRMELTKLKKRLKTAKRGHKLLKDKRDELMKKYLAIAKENMELRIKVEAALIKLNESFTVAAAATSDKIIEESLIYPKLTASLEVSSENIMSVIVPTFKTEINSGNDSSDIFSYGFAFTSGELDSALEYLQRILPDMITLAEKEKAAQLLSAEIERTRRRVNALEYIMIPNLELNIHSITMKLDENERGNLTRLMKVKDMMIKAQIESKQKE, from the coding sequence GTGGCACAGACGCATGTTAACCCGACGCGTATGGAGCTTACAAAGCTCAAAAAGCGTCTGAAAACCGCAAAACGCGGTCATAAGTTACTCAAAGATAAACGCGATGAGCTAATGAAAAAATATCTTGCGATCGCAAAAGAAAATATGGAACTGCGCATTAAGGTTGAAGCTGCTCTGATAAAGCTAAATGAGAGTTTTACCGTTGCCGCCGCCGCTACATCGGATAAAATAATAGAAGAATCCCTGATATATCCGAAGCTGACTGCTTCTCTTGAGGTTTCAAGCGAAAACATAATGAGTGTAATCGTTCCGACCTTTAAAACGGAAATCAACTCCGGTAACGATTCTTCAGATATTTTTTCGTACGGTTTTGCCTTTACTTCTGGGGAACTTGACAGCGCATTGGAATATCTTCAACGGATTTTACCTGATATGATTACTTTGGCGGAAAAAGAAAAGGCTGCACAGTTATTATCAGCTGAAATAGAACGTACCAGACGCCGCGTTAATGCGCTTGAGTATATCATGATTCCGAACCTTGAATTGAATATTCATTCGATCACAATGAAGCTTGATGAAAATGAACGAGGAAACCTTACTCGCTTAATGAAAGTCAAAGACATGATGATAAAAGCGCAAATAGAATCCAAGCAGAAAGAATAG
- a CDS encoding V-type ATP synthase subunit B, with the protein MIKEYKTIQEVAGPLMLVKQVENVKYDELGEIELPNGDIRRCKVLEVNGSNALVQLFESSAGLNLAESKVRFSGHGVQLDVSQDMLGRVFGGMGNPIDGGPKIIAEKTLDINGTPINPAARNYPSEFIQTGISTIDGLNTLVRGQKLPIFSGSGLPHANLAAQIARQSKVLGSDEKFAVVFAAIGITFEEADFFISDFRKTGAIDRTILFINLASDPAIERISTPRMALTAAEYLAYDCDMQVLVILTDITNYAEALREISAARKEVPGRRGYPGYLYTDLASIYERAGRKLGQKGSITMIPILTMPEDDKTHPIPDLTGYITEGQIILSRELYRKGILPPVDVLPSLSRLKDKGIGEGKTREDHANTMNQLFSCYARGKEAKELMIVLGEAALTPTDRLYAAFADEFEKQYINQGFDENRSIQQTLDIGWKLLKIFPKSELKRIKPKLFDKYWPEKD; encoded by the coding sequence ATGATCAAAGAATACAAAACGATTCAAGAGGTCGCCGGTCCTCTGATGCTCGTAAAGCAGGTTGAAAACGTAAAGTACGATGAGCTGGGTGAAATTGAGCTGCCAAACGGCGATATCAGAAGATGCAAAGTGTTGGAGGTCAACGGTTCGAACGCTCTTGTACAGCTTTTCGAAAGCAGCGCGGGATTAAATCTCGCAGAAAGCAAAGTCAGGTTTTCAGGACATGGCGTTCAGCTCGATGTCTCTCAGGATATGCTGGGACGTGTTTTCGGCGGAATGGGAAATCCGATAGACGGCGGTCCGAAGATCATCGCAGAAAAAACGCTTGACATAAACGGCACTCCGATAAATCCAGCGGCACGAAATTATCCAAGCGAATTTATCCAAACCGGTATATCCACAATAGACGGATTGAATACACTTGTCCGCGGACAAAAGCTGCCAATCTTTTCTGGTTCCGGACTTCCTCACGCGAATCTGGCAGCTCAGATTGCAAGACAATCAAAAGTTCTCGGATCAGATGAAAAATTCGCAGTCGTTTTTGCAGCCATTGGAATTACATTCGAAGAAGCAGATTTCTTTATAAGTGATTTTAGAAAAACAGGCGCTATCGACAGAACAATTCTGTTTATAAATCTTGCCAGCGACCCTGCAATAGAAAGAATATCAACGCCCCGTATGGCTTTGACAGCAGCAGAATATCTAGCATACGACTGCGATATGCAGGTCCTCGTTATTCTGACAGATATCACGAATTACGCCGAAGCATTACGTGAAATTTCCGCCGCACGAAAAGAAGTCCCCGGAAGAAGAGGATATCCAGGCTATTTATATACCGATCTTGCAAGCATTTATGAAAGAGCCGGCAGGAAACTGGGTCAAAAGGGCAGTATTACAATGATTCCGATATTGACTATGCCTGAAGATGACAAAACACATCCGATTCCAGACCTTACAGGATATATTACTGAAGGACAGATTATACTTTCCAGAGAATTGTACAGAAAGGGAATACTTCCGCCGGTTGATGTTTTACCGTCGCTTTCACGCTTAAAAGACAAGGGAATAGGCGAAGGAAAAACAAGAGAAGATCATGCGAATACAATGAACCAGCTCTTTTCATGTTATGCACGTGGAAAAGAAGCAAAAGAACTGATGATTGTTCTTGGTGAAGCCGCCTTGACTCCTACCGACAGGCTTTATGCTGCATTTGCAGATGAATTTGAAAAGCAATATATAAATCAGGGCTTTGACGAAAACAGATCAATACAACAGACCCTTGATATCGGCTGGAAACTGCTAAAAATATTCCCAAAATCCGAGCTTAAAAGAATCAAGCCGAAGCTGTTTGATAAATATTGGCCTGAAAAGGATTGA
- a CDS encoding V-type ATP synthase subunit A: MQENQTTGKVIKVSGPLVIADNMRNANMFDVVRVGKSKLIGEIIEMRGDKASIQVYEETAGIGPGDIVYSTGSPLSVELGPGLIKNIYDGIQRPLENIYTKYGTNLPKGIDEPALSRDTDWDFVPCAKPGDKLGEGDFLGSVQEYEIISHKIMVPQGINGTLKAIYAGKHKVDDTIAVLVSDSGEEINISMIQKWPVRKARRYKEKLPPLEPMITGQRTIDAMFPIAKGGTACIPGPFGSGKTVVQHQLAKWSDVDIVIYIGCGERGNEMTDVLREFPELIDPHTGYSLMKRTVLIANTSDMPVAAREASIYTGITIAEYFRDMGYSVAVIADSTSRWAEALREMSGRLEEMPGEEGYPAYLTSRLAQFYERAGKVRCLGSDNRIGTLTAIGAVSPQGGDLSEPVTQATLRIVKVFWGLEATLAYRRHFPAINWLNSYSLYKDRLEKWLSENVNENWNKYTSEALKILQLESELDEIVKLVGIDALSASDRLVMETARSIREDFLQQDAFSTDDAYSPLKKQFKLVSLILSFYHKCQKALESGVTIDDITSLPVIEKIGRAKTIAPDIFDAECDKIIDELDDQLSSISTPGIKKA, translated from the coding sequence ATGCAGGAAAACCAAACCACAGGTAAGGTAATAAAGGTTTCCGGACCGCTGGTAATTGCAGATAACATGAGAAATGCCAACATGTTCGATGTTGTGAGAGTCGGCAAAAGCAAGCTTATCGGTGAAATCATCGAAATGCGCGGTGATAAGGCCTCTATTCAGGTATATGAAGAGACAGCCGGAATCGGACCAGGAGATATAGTTTATTCGACAGGCTCGCCTTTGTCTGTCGAACTCGGACCGGGACTCATAAAAAATATTTATGACGGTATACAGCGTCCGCTTGAAAATATATATACAAAATACGGAACAAATTTACCTAAAGGAATTGACGAACCGGCTCTCAGTCGCGATACAGACTGGGATTTTGTACCGTGTGCGAAACCGGGTGATAAGCTTGGCGAAGGCGATTTTCTAGGTTCTGTCCAGGAATACGAGATTATATCTCATAAAATAATGGTTCCACAAGGAATCAACGGAACACTTAAAGCAATATATGCCGGTAAACATAAGGTTGACGATACTATTGCAGTGCTTGTTTCTGACAGTGGAGAAGAAATTAATATCAGCATGATTCAGAAATGGCCGGTCAGAAAAGCACGTCGGTATAAAGAAAAGCTGCCTCCGCTTGAGCCGATGATTACCGGTCAGCGTACAATTGATGCAATGTTTCCGATTGCAAAAGGCGGCACGGCATGCATACCGGGTCCTTTCGGCAGCGGAAAAACCGTCGTACAGCATCAGCTCGCCAAATGGAGCGATGTCGATATTGTTATCTATATCGGATGCGGTGAGCGCGGCAACGAGATGACAGATGTATTAAGAGAATTTCCGGAGCTTATTGATCCGCATACCGGATATTCATTGATGAAAAGAACAGTACTGATCGCTAATACATCAGATATGCCCGTGGCGGCGCGCGAAGCATCTATTTATACCGGAATCACTATTGCGGAATATTTCAGAGATATGGGATATTCGGTTGCGGTTATTGCGGATTCTACATCAAGATGGGCCGAGGCATTGCGCGAAATGTCCGGTAGACTTGAGGAAATGCCAGGAGAAGAAGGCTATCCCGCTTATCTGACATCAAGACTTGCCCAATTTTACGAACGTGCCGGAAAGGTTAGATGTCTGGGCTCCGATAACAGGATCGGCACGCTTACAGCTATAGGCGCGGTTTCTCCACAGGGTGGTGACCTTTCAGAACCCGTTACGCAGGCGACTCTTAGAATAGTAAAGGTCTTCTGGGGTCTTGAAGCTACTCTGGCGTACCGTCGTCATTTTCCGGCTATCAACTGGCTGAATTCATATTCACTGTACAAAGACAGACTTGAAAAGTGGTTATCAGAAAACGTTAACGAAAACTGGAATAAATATACAAGTGAAGCTCTTAAGATCCTTCAACTCGAAAGCGAGCTTGACGAAATAGTAAAGCTTGTCGGCATTGACGCTCTTTCCGCTTCGGACAGACTCGTAATGGAAACCGCGCGTTCAATCAGAGAAGATTTTTTACAACAGGATGCATTCAGCACTGATGATGCTTATTCACCGCTTAAAAAGCAATTTAAGCTTGTGTCTCTGATTCTGAGCTTCTATCATAAATGTCAGAAGGCACTTGAATCCGGTGTTACCATCGATGATATTACATCGCTCCCGGTTATAGAAAAGATTGGGAGAGCAAAGACGATTGCTCCTGATATTTTCGATGCTGAATGCGATAAAATTATTGACGAACTTGACGATCAGCTGTCATCGATATCAACTCCGGGCATTAAAAAAGCATAA
- a CDS encoding V-type ATP synthase subunit F, with the protein MNKDIKKIAVIGDKESVLGFRAVGFDVRFCETTENAAAELDKMFISNEYAIIYITDILLAGLENDADKYSEKTIPALIPIPSKLGTNGYGVRMIKKSVERAVGADILFKDENNDSRGL; encoded by the coding sequence ATGAATAAAGACATTAAAAAGATTGCTGTCATCGGTGACAAAGAAAGCGTGCTTGGCTTCAGAGCTGTAGGTTTCGATGTTAGATTCTGCGAGACTACAGAAAATGCTGCAGCGGAGCTTGACAAGATGTTTATCTCAAATGAATACGCTATAATTTATATTACTGATATTTTGTTGGCCGGATTAGAAAACGATGCTGATAAATATTCAGAAAAAACGATCCCGGCACTTATACCAATTCCATCAAAGCTAGGTACAAACGGATATGGAGTTCGCATGATTAAAAAATCCGTTGAACGAGCAGTCGGAGCGGATATTCTTTTTAAAGATGAAAATAATGATTCAAGAGGTTTATAA
- a CDS encoding V-type ATPase subunit: MYNENDYLYAGARLRAYDAKNASKISTDKLIEAKSYNEALDMLTESEQTDTVIINYEDYFEKRLEEAYNICGEFAPVKSPVSILRLPYDCHNIKSAIKCDALGISASDLYFKTGNVSPAEINLAIKNRDFRCLQTNMCAASGEAVESLAKTGDPQNVDILIDKACFDDMLSGAESFGSKFMIDYVKTKIDVYNITSFIRCSKMNKSFIFLDLILSDKGYIEKCVFNDRYSKKGENEDGNTSASKLFELLSMTQYSSLFSKYNAESFSSLSFAEVERIFDFFFAGKINSLKYIPFGPEVIIEYILNREREIKNMRLVFAGKRVSLSNDEIRLNLR; this comes from the coding sequence ATGTACAACGAAAACGATTATTTATATGCTGGAGCAAGACTCCGAGCGTATGATGCCAAAAACGCGTCAAAAATATCTACGGATAAGCTTATCGAAGCAAAGAGCTATAATGAGGCTTTGGATATGCTTACAGAATCCGAACAAACGGATACTGTAATAATCAATTATGAGGATTATTTTGAAAAAAGGCTTGAGGAAGCTTACAATATCTGCGGTGAATTTGCTCCTGTAAAATCACCTGTAAGTATTCTGCGCCTACCATATGATTGCCACAATATTAAATCGGCAATCAAATGCGATGCGCTTGGGATATCGGCAAGTGATCTGTATTTTAAAACAGGGAATGTGTCTCCTGCGGAAATAAATCTTGCAATTAAAAACCGTGATTTTAGATGCTTACAGACAAATATGTGTGCTGCTTCAGGTGAAGCTGTTGAATCACTTGCAAAGACAGGAGATCCGCAGAATGTCGATATTTTAATTGACAAAGCCTGTTTTGACGATATGCTATCCGGCGCGGAAAGCTTTGGCAGCAAGTTTATGATTGATTATGTTAAAACAAAAATTGATGTGTATAATATTACTTCATTCATCAGATGCTCAAAGATGAATAAAAGTTTCATCTTTCTTGATCTCATTCTTTCCGATAAAGGATATATTGAAAAATGCGTTTTCAATGATCGTTATTCAAAAAAAGGAGAGAATGAAGACGGAAATACTTCTGCGAGCAAGCTTTTTGAATTGCTTAGTATGACACAATACAGTTCTCTATTTTCAAAATACAACGCAGAAAGTTTTTCATCGCTTAGCTTTGCAGAAGTGGAAAGAATATTTGATTTCTTTTTCGCCGGTAAAATCAATTCTCTGAAATATATTCCGTTCGGTCCGGAAGTTATAATAGAATATATATTAAACAGAGAACGTGAAATTAAAAATATGCGGCTTGTATTTGCCGGGAAGAGAGTATCTCTTTCAAACGATGAGATTCGTCTGAATCTGAGATAA
- a CDS encoding V-type ATP synthase subunit E family protein, with amino-acid sequence MNSIDVITDKIIADANKYASDLLESSERQAKDIIEQTQKSAEQEASVIKERSKKSDDLELTRSDSSNELALRNALLNEKITISEECFSDAEKKLASLDKDAYIKFLCSYFKDCCENSDAVISLNEKDTAEIGHDFLIAALSVQSNKFPDAVSKLTLSRIPAKIDGGFILTIGDIDYNCSIHSIVSIYKKALEAKVLELLFKA; translated from the coding sequence ATGAACAGTATTGACGTAATTACGGATAAAATAATAGCCGACGCAAATAAGTATGCATCGGATCTTCTCGAGTCATCAGAACGACAGGCAAAAGACATAATAGAGCAGACTCAAAAATCAGCCGAGCAGGAAGCATCTGTTATTAAAGAACGTTCTAAAAAATCAGACGATCTTGAATTAACAAGATCTGACAGCTCAAACGAACTTGCTTTGAGAAACGCACTTCTCAATGAAAAAATTACAATATCCGAAGAATGTTTTTCAGATGCCGAGAAGAAACTGGCTTCTCTTGATAAAGATGCTTATATTAAATTTCTTTGTTCTTATTTTAAAGACTGCTGTGAAAACTCGGACGCTGTCATATCTTTGAACGAAAAAGATACCGCGGAAATAGGACATGATTTTCTCATTGCCGCACTGTCTGTCCAAAGCAATAAATTTCCGGATGCTGTGTCAAAACTTACTCTTTCGCGCATTCCGGCGAAAATAGACGGCGGATTTATTCTGACTATAGGCGATATAGATTATAATTGTTCCATACATTCGATTGTTTCCATATATAAAAAAGCTTTGGAAGCAAAAGTGTTGGAGCTGTTGTTTAAAGCCTGA
- a CDS encoding V-type ATP synthase subunit K, which produces MNLPDFSANNVALIGAGLSVILACIGSARGVGMVGEAAAGVVTEDPTKFGKALLLQALPGTQGIYGFITAFIVILKLNVLAGDPVILTDAQGWYIFCACISIAFVGLFSALYQARVACAGVNILAKRPDQFIKGVISSALVETYAIFSLLVSLLMILSLKI; this is translated from the coding sequence ATGAACTTACCAGATTTTTCAGCAAATAATGTTGCTCTTATCGGAGCAGGACTGTCCGTAATACTTGCCTGTATCGGTTCGGCAAGAGGAGTTGGCATGGTCGGAGAAGCCGCCGCAGGTGTAGTTACAGAGGATCCGACTAAGTTCGGTAAAGCTTTATTATTACAAGCTCTTCCGGGTACGCAGGGTATATATGGTTTTATCACCGCATTTATAGTGATACTTAAACTTAATGTACTTGCCGGAGATCCCGTGATACTGACAGACGCTCAAGGCTGGTATATTTTTTGCGCTTGTATTTCCATCGCTTTTGTCGGACTTTTTTCAGCATTATATCAGGCACGAGTTGCATGCGCTGGAGTTAATATATTGGCAAAGCGTCCGGATCAATTTATTAAAGGCGTTATATCATCAGCTCTCGTTGAAACATATGCGATATTCTCCCTCCTTGTTTCACTGCTTATGATTCTCTCGCTTAAGATATAA